The following proteins are encoded in a genomic region of Nicotiana sylvestris chromosome 4, ASM39365v2, whole genome shotgun sequence:
- the LOC138889334 gene encoding uncharacterized protein yields MTIKLVVGECTLNVVSAYAPQAGLNEEVKRRFWEGLDEIVRNIPPAERLFIGGDFNANNGSTAGGYGEVYGGFDFVNKDAGGTSQLDFTRAFELVIANSSFPKREENLVTFQSMVE; encoded by the coding sequence atgactattaagttggtggttggAGAGTGCACCCTAAATGTTGTTAGCGCTTACGCGCCGCAAGCGGGCTTGAATGAGGAGGTTAAAAGGCGCTtctgggaggggttggatgagattgtgcGTAATATTCCTCCTGCTGAGAGGTTATTTATAGGAGGAGATTTTAATGCAAACAATGGGTCGACTGCAGGTGGCTATGGCGAGGTGTACGGAGGCTTCGATTTTGTGAATAAGGACGCAGGAGGTACTTCGCAGTTGGATTTCACTAGGGCATTTGAGCTGGTGATTGCAAACTCCAGCTTTCCGAAGAGGGAGGAGAATTTGGTTACTTTCCAAAGTATGGTGGAATGA
- the LOC138888984 gene encoding probable disease resistance protein At1g59620 isoform X3 yields MADTAMNFLLEKLLQVLSEDVKLIAGVQEEFQDLLEQVQILNAFINDFAKLVRKSIMWKEMEKAILTTVFRTEDIIDEFLVETRLYQEKSVFQKAFHLPHNTVRHRDLSIKIKDIIEEMKQIPRGDKQALSPAENLQLEIESVKGSQEPKGFFHLL; encoded by the coding sequence ATGGCAGATACAGCGATGAATTTTCTGTTGGAGAAACTGTTGCAGGTATTGAGTGAAGATGTTAAGCTGATAGCAGGTGTACAGGAAGAGTTTCAAGATCTGCTCGAACAAGTACAAATTCTAAATGCCTTCATAAATGATTTTGCAAAGTTGGTGAGGAAAAGCATTATGTGGAAAGAAATGGAAAAGGCCATTCTGACTACAGTATTTAGAACTGAGGATATCATTGATGAATTCTTGGTTGAGACGAGGCTTTACCAAGagaaaagtgtttttcaaaaggCCTTCCATCTTCCCCACAACACGGTTAGACACCGGGATCTTTCAATAAAGATCAAAGACATCATTGAAGAGATGAAGCAAATTCCCCGCGGAGATAAGCAAGCTCTTTCACCCGCAGAAAATCTTCAACTTGAAATTGAATCTGTAAAAGGTTCCCAGGAGCCGAAG